In Dromaius novaehollandiae isolate bDroNov1 chromosome 2, bDroNov1.hap1, whole genome shotgun sequence, one DNA window encodes the following:
- the RRS1 gene encoding ribosome biogenesis regulatory protein homolog, giving the protein MLPARRPGTERGRFRSRAAGAARTWRRSGAAGPRVAAMAAVRVEELLAAAEEQEAEKQRSIAVHKELELEFDLGNLLALDRNPPAAAGLRGAGQRREALLRALARDNTQLLVAQLWALPAERAGGAAGPLVAQLPEPAFRLPREKPPPRPRPPTRWEQFARLKGIRRRKRGSLVWDEQAKEWRRRWGYRRAGGDPARAWVAEVPAGADPDEDQFAKRRREKRERVARNELNRLRNLARAHRAAGAPAAPLHPTGHQSRAELGRAARVARLSTASLGRFQPRLPKEPAEPPSRGGGKKRRFAPLLGDLAAERSRQLELLRGMSSKKPPLDITRAVNKQLREEDAEAAATKGKKRAQRGKRGRRQQQRPGHSGKKSGSKRQQRRPASGGGGSRRKKA; this is encoded by the coding sequence ATGCTTCCGGCGCGCCGACCCGGAACGGAGCGCGGCCGCTtccggagccgggcggcgggagctgcccgcacgtggcggaggagcggggcggcggggcctcGCGTCGCCGCCATGGCGGCCGTGCGTGTGGAGGAGCTGCTGGCCGCggcggaggagcaggaggcggagAAGCAGCGGAGCATCGCGGTGCAtaaggagctggagctggagttcGACCTGGGCAACCTGCTGGCGCTGGACCGCaacccgccggcggcggcggggctgcgcggggccggccaGCGGCGGGAGGCGCTGCTGCGGGCGCTGGCCCGCGACAACACGCAACTGCTGGTGGCGCAGCTGTGGGCGCTGCCGGCCGAGcgcgccggcggcgcggcggggcctcTGGTGGCGCAGCTGCCCGAGCCGGCCTTCCGCCTGCCCCGCGAgaagccgccgccgcgcccgcggccgccgacGCGGTGGGAGCAGTTCGCGCGGCTGAAGGGCATCCGCCGGCGCAAGCGCGGCTCGCTGGTGTGGGACGAGCAGGCCAAGGAGTGGCGCCGCCGCTGGGGCtaccggcgggcgggcggcgacccGGCCCGCGCCTGGGTGGCGGAGGTGCCGGCGGGCGCCGACCCGGACGAGGACCAGTTCGCCAAGCGGCGGCGGGAGAAGCGCGAGCGCGTGGCACGCAACGAGCTCAACCGCCTGCGCAACCTGGCGCGCGCCcaccgcgccgccggggcccctgCCGCGCCGCTGCACCCCACGGGCCACCAGAGCCGCGCCGAGctgggccgcgccgcccgcgtcGCCCGTCTCTCCACCGCCTCGCTCGGCCGCTTCCAGCCGCGGCTGCCCAAGGAGCCGGCGGAGCCgccctcccgcggcggcggcaagAAGCGCCGCTTCGCTCCGCTCCTGGGCGACCTGGCGGCCGAGCGGAGccggcagctggagctgctgcgcGGCATGAGCAGCAAGAAGCCGCCGCTCGACATCACCCGCGCCGTCAACAAGCAGCTCCGCGAGGAGGACGCCGAGGCAGCCGCCACCAAGGGCAAGAAGCGGGCGCAGCGGGGCaagcgcggccgccggcagcagcagcggcccgGCCACAGCGGCAAGAAGAGCGGCAGcaagcggcagcagcggcggcctGCCAGTGGTGGcggtggcagcaggaggaagaaggcGTGA